The window AAGAGGTACAGCAAAAAATATGTTAAAGAGTATATTGAGCAGTTTACCCTGATTTTTTACTGCCCTTATTTTTTTATTGCCCTTCAATTAATAAAAACCGCGTTTTTATAAAATACCTCTCCTTACCTTAAATTTATATAAAGTGGGGAAAGCGGGCGGGTGCATGCTATCTGGTGTGCTTATGTGGTTGGTTGTGTTTTTGTCCGTCCGCTTTGGTGTCCCGGTACATGTCGGACAGGGCGGACAAGTTTGTGTGGGGCTGTTGTGGTGTCCGTCCGCCCACAGGTGTAGGACAGTATCGGACGGAAGCGGACAGTTTTTAATGCTTTTTTAAACAGAGCAGACCCATTACAAATATACAGAAATTTCTTTAAAATAAAGAAAAGCATTAAAAAATAGTCATCAAACGATGCCCGTCCGCTTTTGTCCGAAATAGAGTGAGGACAACTGTGCGGACGGACGGCCTTATCGCTCCCGGGTTTTGCGTTAAGGACAGAAACGGATACCGGCCCGCGCCTAAGGCTTTGTGCGCGTATGAGTGTATGGCCTGACCCGCAGGGAACGCCATTGTTATTTCGGATGTGGGAATTTCGATTTCGGATTTATTTTGATTTGCGGCTTGTTTAAACCTACGGGCGAGGGTAAAAATTAGTATGCTTTTTACCTTTCGCCTTTAACCTTTTACCTTTCCGCCTAAATTGTATCTTTGCAGCTATTATGAGCAAATCAACCGACGAACTTTTTAAAAATGTTATATCGCATGCCAAGGAGTATGGCTTTGTTTTCCCATCCAGCGAAATTTATGATGGTTTAAGCGCTGTTTACGATTACGGCCAAAATGGTGCCGAGCTGAAGAACAACATTAAAACCTACTGGTGGAAAGCCATGGTGCAAATGCATGACAACATTGTTGGTATTGATAGCGCCATATTTATGCACCCCAAAATTTGGAAAGCCAGCGGCCACGTTGATGGTTTCAGCGATCCGATGATTGATAACAAGGATTCGAAGAAGCGTTACCGCGCCGATCAGCTTTTGGAGGATAAGATTGACCGTTACGATAAAGACGGTAAAACCGATAAAGCCGAGCAGTTACAGCACGATATGGACGAGGCCCTTAAAAACGAGGACCTGCCCCGCCTTAAAGAACTGATTATTGAGCACGAAATTGCCTGCCCGGTAAGCGGTACCCGCAACTGGACAGATGTACGCCAGTTTAACCTGATGTTTAGCACCCAAATGGGCGCCGTAGCCGATGATGCCGACCTGATTTACCTTCGCCCGGAAACCGCGCAGGGTATTTTTGTGAACTACCTGAATGTGCAAAAATCGGGCAGGATGAAAATTCCTTTCGGTATAGCGCAAATAGGTAAGGCTTTCCGTAACGAGGTTATTGCCCGCCAGTTCATTATCCGCATGCGCGAGTTTGAACAAATGGAGATGCAATACTTTGTACGCCCTGGCACGCAAAAGGAATGGTTTGAAAAATGGAAAGCTGCCCGTTTAAAATGGCACCTTGCCCTGGGAACCGATGCCGCCAAATACCGTTACCACGAACACGTAAAACTGGCCCATTATGCCGATGCCGCTTTTGATATTGAGTTTGAGTTTCCGTTTGGATTTAAAGAAGTAGAGGGCATACACAGCCGTACCGATTTTGATTTAAGCCAGCACGAAAAATTCTCGAACAAAAAGATGCAATACTTTGACCCCGAGGTTGATCCTGAAACAGGCAAACCTTATGGCAACTATGTGCCTTACGTAATTGAAACTTCGATAGGGTTAGACAGGATGTTCCTGCTTACCATGATAAACGCTTTTGAAGAAGAAGACCTGAGCACCGAAGAGAAACAGGACAGCCGCACCGTGCTGCACCTGCATCCTTGCCTTGCACCAGTTAAAGCCGCTATTTTCCCGCTTACCAAAAAAGATGGTTTGCCCGAGAAAGCCCGCGAAATTATGGACCGCCTGAAGCTTGACTTTAACATACAGTACGAAGAAAAAGATGCCATTGGCAAGCGCTACCGCCGCCAGGACGCGATAGGTACACCTTTCTGTATCACGGTAGATCACCAGAGTTTAGAGGACGATACCGTAACCATCCGCTACCGCGATACCATGGCCCAGGAACGCGTAGCCAGCGCCGACCTGGAAAAAATCATCGGCGACCAGGTAAGCTGGAAAAATTTGCTGAAGTAACCCTCTTTGTTAATTCTTTAAAAGGAGAAAAATAAATATTGACCATGTCATTGCGAGCGCAGCGTGGCAATCTCTTAGCTGTACAGAGCGAATGTGTGCATCTACGAGATTGCTTTGCGCACTAGCAATCTGATAAACCGCCTCATTAAAACGCTGGCTACGACTCACCCGGTCTACGCTTCGCTGGACCACCCTCTCTCCGGCTAAGGCCGCAAAGAGGGTTGAGGAAGAAAAACAAAACTTTCTGTCCCCTCTATGCGCGAAGCGGAGAGAGGGGTGACGAGCGTAGCGATGTCGGGGTGAGTCTTCTGCAGCTGTCGCATGCACATAGCCCCCGCTTCGGCTCATTATAGCAATAATCTTACATATTATGTTTTTGTTAAGTAACACATCATAACCGTTTGATTGTTTAGTTTTGATGTACAATCATCCGGTTATGAAACAAAAGCTACTCATCGGCTTAGCTATTTTAGCATCGTCAGTTACATCATTTGCCCAAACACCGGGCAAAATAGCCCAAACAGGGCAGGTTTTATTACCCAACGGCTGGAAGCTTAGCCCGGCAGGCACATCCCTCCCACTTGGCGATTTGCCGCTCAACATCCAGCTATCGGCCTCGGGCAAGCTGCTGGCGGTTACCAACAACGGGCAAAGTACCCAGTCCATCCAGCTTATCGACCCAAAAAACGAGAAGCTGCTGGATGAAAAGGTGGTAGCCAAATCATGGTACGGGCTTACTTTTAGCAAAGACGAGAAAAAACTTTACGCGTCGGGCGGTAACGATAACCTGATCTATGTTTTTAATATAACCGGTACTAAGCTGGGCAAACCCGATACTATTAAGCTGGCGCCAAAATCATGGCCCAAAGACAAGGTATCGCCGAGTGGCATAGCTGTCAATAAAAGCGACACCAGGCTGTATGTGGTTACTAAAGAGGATAGCACACTTTATACGGTTAACCCTAACGATGGTAAAACATTACAACGGCTTAAGCTGCCATCGGAGGGTTATAGCTGCGTCTTATCGCCAAATGAAAAAACGCTTTATATTTCTTTATGGGGATGCGGCCAGCTTGGTATTTACGATGTAGCTACCCAAACGCTTAAAACTATTAAAACAGGCAGCAACCCTAACGAATTGCTGCTGAATAAAAAAGGCAGCCTGCTGTTTGTAGCCAACGCCAATGACAACTCGGTATCGGTAATAAACACGGCAACACACAGGGCGCTTGAAACTATTTCAACAGCCTTATACCCTACCCATCTTACCGGCTCAACTACCAACGGCCTGGCCTTATCGGCCGATGAAAAAACGTTGTACATAGCCAATGCCGATAACAACTGCCTGGCCGTGTTTGATGTAAGCAAACCCGGGGCTGCCCATAGCATGGGCTTTATCCCTGTAGGCTGGTATCCTACCAACGTTAAAACGCTTGGTAAAAAAATACTGGTTGCCAACGGCAAAGGTTTTACATCAATGGCCAACCCAAAAGGCCCGCAGCCTGTAAAAAAGGCCGATAACAGCGGCTATCAAAAGGGGGCTATCAATAGCAGGGAACAATACATTGGCGGCTTATTTAAAGGCGCACTGTCGTTTATAAACGCCCCATCGGTAAATGAGCTTAAGGCCTATACCAAACAGGTGTATGCCAACACGCCTTTTAACAATAAAATAGCCAAAACGGCACCGGGCGAAGAGGGCAACCCTATCCCCCGCCGCATGGGCGAAAAATCGCCTATTAAGCATGTGTTTTATATTATTAAAGAAAACCGCACTTACGACCAGGTTTTGGGTGATATGCCGCAGGGCAACGGCGATACTTCGCTGTGTATTTTTGATAAAAAAGTAACGCCCAACCACCACGCCATTGCCAGCGAGTTTGTACTGCTTGATAACTTTTATGTAGACGCAGAAGTAAGTGCGGACGGACACAACTGGAGCAACGCCGCCTACGCTACCGATTTTGTAGAGAAAACATGGCCAACCAGCTATGGTAGCCGTGGTGGTAATTACGACTACGAGGGCACCCGCAAAACAGCCTACCCCCGCGATGGCTTTATATGGGATTACTGCAAACGGGCCGGTGTAAGCTACCGCACCTACGGCGAATTTGTTACCGATGGCAACCCGGGCAAGGCCAGCCTTAAGTCGTTAGAGGGGCATTACTGCACGCAGTCGCCGGGTTTTGACCTCAATGTGAAGGATATTAAACGCGTAGAGATCTGGAAACACGATTTCGATTCATTACTGGCTATTAACGCTGTGCCACGTTTTAACAGCGTGAGGATTGGGAACGACCATACCAGCGGGCAGCGTAAAGGTGCCCTATCGCCCATAGCGGCTGTTGGCGATAATGACCAGGCAATAGGGCAGTTTATTGAATATCTTTCAAAAAGCCCTATCTGGAAAGAGTCGGTCGTATTTATTTTAGAGGATGACGCCCAAAACGGGCCCGACCATGTGGATGCGCACCGCTCGCCGGTATTTGTTGCCGGGCCGTATGTAAAGCGCAACACGGTGGTACATGGCATGTACTCCACTTCGGGCGTTTTACGCACCATCGAGCTGATATTAGGCCTGCCGCCCATGAGCCAGTACGATGCAGCCGCCATGCCGTTATATG is drawn from Mucilaginibacter ginsenosidivorax and contains these coding sequences:
- a CDS encoding bifunctional YncE family protein/alkaline phosphatase family protein, with protein sequence MKQKLLIGLAILASSVTSFAQTPGKIAQTGQVLLPNGWKLSPAGTSLPLGDLPLNIQLSASGKLLAVTNNGQSTQSIQLIDPKNEKLLDEKVVAKSWYGLTFSKDEKKLYASGGNDNLIYVFNITGTKLGKPDTIKLAPKSWPKDKVSPSGIAVNKSDTRLYVVTKEDSTLYTVNPNDGKTLQRLKLPSEGYSCVLSPNEKTLYISLWGCGQLGIYDVATQTLKTIKTGSNPNELLLNKKGSLLFVANANDNSVSVINTATHRALETISTALYPTHLTGSTTNGLALSADEKTLYIANADNNCLAVFDVSKPGAAHSMGFIPVGWYPTNVKTLGKKILVANGKGFTSMANPKGPQPVKKADNSGYQKGAINSREQYIGGLFKGALSFINAPSVNELKAYTKQVYANTPFNNKIAKTAPGEEGNPIPRRMGEKSPIKHVFYIIKENRTYDQVLGDMPQGNGDTSLCIFDKKVTPNHHAIASEFVLLDNFYVDAEVSADGHNWSNAAYATDFVEKTWPTSYGSRGGNYDYEGTRKTAYPRDGFIWDYCKRAGVSYRTYGEFVTDGNPGKASLKSLEGHYCTQSPGFDLNVKDIKRVEIWKHDFDSLLAINAVPRFNSVRIGNDHTSGQRKGALSPIAAVGDNDQAIGQFIEYLSKSPIWKESVVFILEDDAQNGPDHVDAHRSPVFVAGPYVKRNTVVHGMYSTSGVLRTIELILGLPPMSQYDAAAMPLYDCFTSKADFSPYVAKAPQVDLEQRNVAVNESSRRSELFNLAREDAAPDIDLNEVIWKFVKGESAVMPAPKRSAFVILEPKKEEDDD
- a CDS encoding glycine--tRNA ligase, with the protein product MSKSTDELFKNVISHAKEYGFVFPSSEIYDGLSAVYDYGQNGAELKNNIKTYWWKAMVQMHDNIVGIDSAIFMHPKIWKASGHVDGFSDPMIDNKDSKKRYRADQLLEDKIDRYDKDGKTDKAEQLQHDMDEALKNEDLPRLKELIIEHEIACPVSGTRNWTDVRQFNLMFSTQMGAVADDADLIYLRPETAQGIFVNYLNVQKSGRMKIPFGIAQIGKAFRNEVIARQFIIRMREFEQMEMQYFVRPGTQKEWFEKWKAARLKWHLALGTDAAKYRYHEHVKLAHYADAAFDIEFEFPFGFKEVEGIHSRTDFDLSQHEKFSNKKMQYFDPEVDPETGKPYGNYVPYVIETSIGLDRMFLLTMINAFEEEDLSTEEKQDSRTVLHLHPCLAPVKAAIFPLTKKDGLPEKAREIMDRLKLDFNIQYEEKDAIGKRYRRQDAIGTPFCITVDHQSLEDDTVTIRYRDTMAQERVASADLEKIIGDQVSWKNLLK